One segment of Chelonia mydas isolate rCheMyd1 chromosome 13, rCheMyd1.pri.v2, whole genome shotgun sequence DNA contains the following:
- the LOC102932855 gene encoding hornerin isoform X6 has product MAAAEPARGRDSQQAAEGCSVPLPDPASWVEGENVWVLELQPYSDPSGDEAVKLEPQGPFLRSAVRAGKQEMPKPGIAGMLEPEGPFLRSAVRAGKQDMLKPGVGGMLEPEGRFLRSTVRTVKQEVQEPGVAGVLEPEGPFLRSTVRAVKQETLEPEGPFLRSAVRATKQEMPEPGITGMSESERPFLRSAVKAVKQEMLEPGIAGMSELERPFLRSAVRAVKQEMLEPGIAGMLEPEGPFQRSAGENIPWIPEQGRAGGSQHRAVRRNPPRRRQGKNSRYDPPPGRQGGSPLRDITVPQSAAAGGPPHTCATCGKSFSRRSKLSSHQRNHTGDKPHSCGDCGKGFLWRSDLLRHQLMHTGERPHHCPQCGRGFSRASRLLQHQRVHTEASHGMEGSPVPSALQGVHGEPGHGVGQSPGLSEGLGVHTEPGHGVGRSPGLSEGLGVHTEPGHGVGRSPGLSEGLGVHTEPGHGVGRSPGLSEGLGVHTEPGHGVGRSPGLSEGREVHGEPGHGVGQSPGLSEGLGVHTEPDHSMGRSAGLSEGRGVHVEPSHGVVRSLGLSEGLGVHAEPGHGAERTWALTTLQRSHVEPAHGGEGNVAQSPTLFALQGVHGEPCHGAGWSPVLTTLQGSHVEPGHRVGRSPGLSEGLGVHTEPGHGVGRNLGLSEGLGVHTEPGHGVGRSPGLSEGLGVHMEPGNGAERTWALTTLQGVHTEPCHGAGWSPMMTTLQRSHVEPAHGGEGNVAQSPTLFALQGVHGEPCPGAGWSPVLTTLQGVHAEPGHGARWSPVLTTLQGVHVEPCHGAGWSPVLTTLQGVHAEPGHGPGWSPMLTTLQGVHAEPGHGAGWSPMLTTLQGVHAEPGHRAGWSPVLTTLPGVHGEPCHGQEWSPALSALQGIHGEPSHSPEGNPPLIALQRVHAEPWDSAEGNVAQCPTLFALQRIQAEPCYSTEGPTAQRLELIVLQRVHGESCHGAEGSSGLIARQGVHGEPCHGTEQSPALSAVQTVHGQPCHGTEQSPALNAVQTLHGQPCHGTEQSPALNAVQTLHGQPCHGTEQSPALSAVQTVHGQPCHGTEQSPALSAVQTVHGQPCHGTEQRPALSAVQTVHGQPCHGTEQSPALSAVQMVHGEPCHGAESPVAQSLALAALQCLQAGEAQCVIAERGGGLAETPPSPAALVQDNPFQCPECRKCFGRSSYLVKHRRIHGAGKPHQCPQCGKCFSQRSYLCKHRRIHAAAAGKPHECALCGKRFSLRSYLCKHRRIHTR; this is encoded by the exons ATGGCTGCGGCAGAGCCCGCTCGGGGAAGGGACTCTcagcaagctgcag AAGGATGCTCTGTCCCCCTGCCGGACCCGGCGTCCTGGGTGGAAGGGGAGAATGTGTGGGTGCTGGAGCTGCAGCCCTACAGCGATCCCAGTG GTGATGAAGCGGTAAAGCTGGAGCCGCAGGGGCCTTTCCTGAGAAGCGCTGTGAGGGCTGGAAAGCAGGAGATGCCGAAGCCAGGCATAGCAGGGATGCTGGAGCCGGAGGGACCATTCCTGAGAAGCGCTGTGAGGGCTGGAAAGCAGGACATGCTGAAGCCAGGCGTAGGAGGGATGCTGGAGCCGGAGGGGCGCTTCCTGAGAAGCACAGTGAGGACTGTAAAGCAGGAGGTGCAGGAGCCAGGCgtagcaggggtgctggagccAGAGGGGCCATTCTTGAGAAGCACAGTGAGGGCTGTAAAGCAGGAGACATTGGAGCCAGAGGGGCCATTCCTGAGAAGCGCTGTGAGGGCTACAAAGCAGGAGATGCCGGAGCCAGGCATAACAGGGATGTCGGAGTCGGAGAGGCCCTTCTTGAGAAGTGCTGTGAAGGCTGTAAAGCAAGAGATGCTGGAGCCAGGCATAGCAGGGATGTCGGAGTTGGAGAGGCCCTTCTTGAGAAGTGCTGTGAGGGCTGTAAAGCAGGAGATGCTGGAGCCAGGCATAGCAGGGATGCTGGAGCCAGAGGGGCCGTTCCAGAGAAGTGCTGGAGAGAACATTCCCTGGATCCcggagcagggcagagctggcgGAAGCCAGCACCGGGCAGTGAGGAGGAACCCTCCACGGAGGAGGCAGGGTAAGAACAGCCGCTATGACCCCCCGCCGGGGAGGCAAGGGGGCAGCCCCCTGCGGGACATCACTGTGCCCCAGAGCGCAGCTGCAGGGGGGCCACCCCACACGTGTGCCACCTGCGGAAAGAGTTTCAGCCGCCGCTCCAAGCTGAGCTCCCACCAGAGGAACCACACTGGAGACAAACCCCACAGCTGTGGGGACTGTGGGAAGGGCTTCCTGTGGCGCTCGGACCTGCTCCGGCACCAGCTCATGCACACGGGGGAGCGtccccaccactgcccccagTGTGGCCGCGGCTTCAGCCGGGCCTCACGGCTCCTGCAGCATCAGAGAGTCCACACGGAAGCCAGCCATGGAATGGAGGGCAGCCCGGTGCCGAGTGCGCTGCAGGGAGTCCACGGGGAGCCTGGCCACGGAGtggggcagagcccggggctgagtgaggggctgggagtcCACACGGAGCCTGGCCACGGAGTGGGGCGGAGCCCGGGGTtgagtgaggggctgggagtcCACACGGAGCCTGGCCACGGAGTGGGGCGGAGCCCGGGGTtgagtgaggggctgggagtcCACACGGAGCCTGGCCACGGAGTGGGGCGGAGCCCAGGGTtgagtgaggggctgggagtcCACACGGAGCCTGGCCACGGAGTGGGGCGGAGCCCGGGGCTGAGTGAGGGCCGGGAAGTCCACGGGGAGCCTGGCCACGGAGtggggcagagcccggggctgagTGAAGGGCTGGGAGTCCACACGGAGCCTGACCACAGCATGGGGCGGAGCGCAGGGCTGAGCGAGGGCCGGGGAGTTCATGTGGAGCCCAGCCATGGAGTGGTAcggagcctggggctgagtgaggggctgggagtcCATGCGGAGCCTGGCCATGGAGCAGAGAGGACCTGGGCTCTGACTACGCTGCAGAGAAGCCATGTGGAGCCTGCCCATGGAGGGGAGGGCAATGTGGCACAGAGCCCAACCTTGTTTGCACTGCAGGGAGTCCATGGAGAACCCTGCCATGGAGCAGGGTGGAGCCCGGTGCTCACTACACTGCAGGGCAGCCACGTGGAGCCTGGCCACAGAGTGGGGCGGAGCCCGGGGCtgagtgaggggctgggagtcCACACAGAGCCTGGTCATGGAGTGGGGCGGAACCTGGGGCTGAGTGAAGGCCTGGGAGTCCACACAGAGCCTGGCCATGGAGTGGGGCGGAGCCCGGGGCtgagtgaggggctgggagtcCACATGGAGCCCGGCAATGGAGCAGAGAGGACCTGGGCTCTGACTACGCTGCAGGGAGTCCATACAGAGCCCTGCCACGGGGCGGGGTGGAGCCCAATGATGACTACACTGCAAAGAAGCCATGTGGAGCCTGCCCATGGAGGGGAGGGCAATGTGGCACAGAGCCCAACCTTGTTTGCACTGCAGGGAGTCCATGGAGAGCCCTGCCCCGGAGCGGGGTGGAGCCCGGTGCTCACTACACTGCAGGGCGTCCACGCAGAGCCCGGCCATGGAGCGAGGTGGAGCCCAGTGCTAACTACATTGCAGGGAGTCCACGTGGAACCCTGCCACGGAGCAGGGTGGAGCCCGGTGCTCACTACGCTGCAGGGCGTCCACGCAGAGCCAGGCCATGGACCGGGGTGGAGCCCGATGCTCACTACACTGCAGGGTGTCCATGCAGAGCCAGGCCACGGAGCAGGGTGGAGCCCGATGCTCACTACACTGCAGGGCGTCCATGCAGAGCCAGGCCACAGAGCAGGCTGGAGCCCTGTGCTCACTACGCTGCCGGGTGTCCACGGAGAGCCCTGCCATGGACAAGAATGGAGCCCAGCCCTGAGTGCATTGCAGGGCATCCACGGGGAGCCCAGCCACAGCCCAGAAGGGAACCCGCCGCTGATTGCCTTGCAGAGGGTCCATGCGGAGCCCTGGGACAGCGCAGAGGGTAATGTGGCACAATGCCCAACCTTGTTTGCACTGCAGAGAATTCAGGCAGAGCCCTGCTACAGCACTGAGGGACCCACGGCCCAGAGGCTGGAGCTGATTGTGCTGCAGAGAGTCCACGGGGAGTCCTGCCATGGAGCAGAGGGGAGTTCAGGCCTGATTGCCCGGCAGGGAGTCCATGGGGAGCCCTGCCACGgcaccgagcagagcccggcacTGAGTGCAGTGCAGACAGTCCACGGGCAGCCCTGCCacgggaccgagcagagcccggcacTGAATGCAGTGCAGACACTCCACGGGCAGCCCTGCCacgggaccgagcagagcccggcacTGAATGCAGTGCAGACACTCCACGGGCAGCCCTGCCACGGCACTGAGCAGAGCCCGGCACTGAGTGCAGTGCAGACAGTCCACGGGCAGCCCTGCCACGgcaccgagcagagcccggcacTGAGTGCAGTGCAGACAGTCCACGGGCAGCCCTGCCATGGGACCGAGCAGAGGCCGGCACTGAGTGCAGTGCAGACAGTCCACGGGCAGCCCTGCCACGGCACTGAGCAGAGCCCGGCACTGAGTGCAGTGCAGATGGTCCATGGGGAGCCCTGCCACGGAGCAGAGAGTCCCGTGGCCCAGAGCCTGGCACTGGCTGCACTGCAGTGTCTCCAGGCTGGAGAGGCTCAATGTGTCATTGCTGAGCGAGGGGGAGGCCTGGCCgagacccccccatcccccgcagccTTGGTGCAGGATAATCCCTTCCAATGTCCCGAATGCCGAAAGTGCTTCGGCCGCAGCTCGTACCTGGTGAAGCACCGCCGGATCCACGGGGCGGGGAAGCCCCACCAGTGCCCCCAGTGTGGCAAGTGCTTCAGCCAGCGCTCATACCTCTGCAAGCACCGCCGCATCCATGCCGCCGCAGCCGGCAAACCCCACGAGTGTGCGCTGTGCGGCAAGCGCTTCAGCCTTCGGTCCTACCTCTGCAAACATCGCCGCATCCACACGAGATAG
- the LOC102932855 gene encoding hornerin isoform X10: MAAAEPARGRDSQQAAAGDEAVKLEPQGPFLRSAVRAGKQEMPKPGIAGMLEPEGPFLRSAVRAGKQDMLKPGVGGMLEPEGRFLRSTVRTVKQEVQEPGVAGVLEPEGPFLRSTVRAVKQETLEPEGPFLRSAVRATKQEMPEPGITGMSESERPFLRSAVKAVKQEMLEPGIAGMSELERPFLRSAVRAVKQEMLEPGIAGMLEPEGPFQRSAGENIPWIPEQGRAGGSQHRAVRRNPPRRRQGKNSRYDPPPGRQGGSPLRDITVPQSAAAGGPPHTCATCGKSFSRRSKLSSHQRNHTGDKPHSCGDCGKGFLWRSDLLRHQLMHTGERPHHCPQCGRGFSRASRLLQHQRVHTEASHGMEGSPVPSALQGVHGEPGHGVGQSPGLSEGLGVHTEPGHGVGRSPGLSEGLGVHTEPGHGVGRSPGLSEGLGVHTEPGHGVGRSPGLSEGLGVHTEPGHGVGRSPGLSEGREVHGEPGHGVGQSPGLSEGLGVHTEPDHSMGRSAGLSEGRGVHVEPSHGVVRSLGLSEGLGVHAEPGHGAERTWALTTLQRSHVEPAHGGEGNVAQSPTLFALQGVHGEPCHGAGWSPVLTTLQGSHVEPGHRVGRSPGLSEGLGVHTEPGHGVGRNLGLSEGLGVHTEPGHGVGRSPGLSEGLGVHMEPGNGAERTWALTTLQGVHTEPCHGAGWSPMMTTLQRSHVEPAHGGEGNVAQSPTLFALQGVHGEPCPGAGWSPVLTTLQGVHAEPGHGARWSPVLTTLQGVHVEPCHGAGWSPVLTTLQGVHAEPGHGPGWSPMLTTLQGVHAEPGHGAGWSPMLTTLQGVHAEPGHRAGWSPVLTTLPGVHGEPCHGQEWSPALSALQGIHGEPSHSPEGNPPLIALQRVHAEPWDSAEGNVAQCPTLFALQRIQAEPCYSTEGPTAQRLELIVLQRVHGESCHGAEGSSGLIARQGVHGEPCHGTEQSPALSAVQTVHGQPCHGTEQSPALNAVQTLHGQPCHGTEQSPALNAVQTLHGQPCHGTEQSPALSAVQTVHGQPCHGTEQSPALSAVQTVHGQPCHGTEQRPALSAVQTVHGQPCHGTEQSPALSAVQMVHGEPCHGAESPVAQSLALAALQCLQAGEAQCVIAERGGGLAETPPSPAALVQDNPFQCPECRKCFGRSSYLVKHRRIHGAGKPHQCPQCGKCFSQRSYLCKHRRIHAAAAGKPHECALCGKRFSLRSYLCKHRRIHTR, encoded by the exons ATGGCTGCGGCAGAGCCCGCTCGGGGAAGGGACTCTcagcaagctgcag CAGGTGATGAAGCGGTAAAGCTGGAGCCGCAGGGGCCTTTCCTGAGAAGCGCTGTGAGGGCTGGAAAGCAGGAGATGCCGAAGCCAGGCATAGCAGGGATGCTGGAGCCGGAGGGACCATTCCTGAGAAGCGCTGTGAGGGCTGGAAAGCAGGACATGCTGAAGCCAGGCGTAGGAGGGATGCTGGAGCCGGAGGGGCGCTTCCTGAGAAGCACAGTGAGGACTGTAAAGCAGGAGGTGCAGGAGCCAGGCgtagcaggggtgctggagccAGAGGGGCCATTCTTGAGAAGCACAGTGAGGGCTGTAAAGCAGGAGACATTGGAGCCAGAGGGGCCATTCCTGAGAAGCGCTGTGAGGGCTACAAAGCAGGAGATGCCGGAGCCAGGCATAACAGGGATGTCGGAGTCGGAGAGGCCCTTCTTGAGAAGTGCTGTGAAGGCTGTAAAGCAAGAGATGCTGGAGCCAGGCATAGCAGGGATGTCGGAGTTGGAGAGGCCCTTCTTGAGAAGTGCTGTGAGGGCTGTAAAGCAGGAGATGCTGGAGCCAGGCATAGCAGGGATGCTGGAGCCAGAGGGGCCGTTCCAGAGAAGTGCTGGAGAGAACATTCCCTGGATCCcggagcagggcagagctggcgGAAGCCAGCACCGGGCAGTGAGGAGGAACCCTCCACGGAGGAGGCAGGGTAAGAACAGCCGCTATGACCCCCCGCCGGGGAGGCAAGGGGGCAGCCCCCTGCGGGACATCACTGTGCCCCAGAGCGCAGCTGCAGGGGGGCCACCCCACACGTGTGCCACCTGCGGAAAGAGTTTCAGCCGCCGCTCCAAGCTGAGCTCCCACCAGAGGAACCACACTGGAGACAAACCCCACAGCTGTGGGGACTGTGGGAAGGGCTTCCTGTGGCGCTCGGACCTGCTCCGGCACCAGCTCATGCACACGGGGGAGCGtccccaccactgcccccagTGTGGCCGCGGCTTCAGCCGGGCCTCACGGCTCCTGCAGCATCAGAGAGTCCACACGGAAGCCAGCCATGGAATGGAGGGCAGCCCGGTGCCGAGTGCGCTGCAGGGAGTCCACGGGGAGCCTGGCCACGGAGtggggcagagcccggggctgagtgaggggctgggagtcCACACGGAGCCTGGCCACGGAGTGGGGCGGAGCCCGGGGTtgagtgaggggctgggagtcCACACGGAGCCTGGCCACGGAGTGGGGCGGAGCCCGGGGTtgagtgaggggctgggagtcCACACGGAGCCTGGCCACGGAGTGGGGCGGAGCCCAGGGTtgagtgaggggctgggagtcCACACGGAGCCTGGCCACGGAGTGGGGCGGAGCCCGGGGCTGAGTGAGGGCCGGGAAGTCCACGGGGAGCCTGGCCACGGAGtggggcagagcccggggctgagTGAAGGGCTGGGAGTCCACACGGAGCCTGACCACAGCATGGGGCGGAGCGCAGGGCTGAGCGAGGGCCGGGGAGTTCATGTGGAGCCCAGCCATGGAGTGGTAcggagcctggggctgagtgaggggctgggagtcCATGCGGAGCCTGGCCATGGAGCAGAGAGGACCTGGGCTCTGACTACGCTGCAGAGAAGCCATGTGGAGCCTGCCCATGGAGGGGAGGGCAATGTGGCACAGAGCCCAACCTTGTTTGCACTGCAGGGAGTCCATGGAGAACCCTGCCATGGAGCAGGGTGGAGCCCGGTGCTCACTACACTGCAGGGCAGCCACGTGGAGCCTGGCCACAGAGTGGGGCGGAGCCCGGGGCtgagtgaggggctgggagtcCACACAGAGCCTGGTCATGGAGTGGGGCGGAACCTGGGGCTGAGTGAAGGCCTGGGAGTCCACACAGAGCCTGGCCATGGAGTGGGGCGGAGCCCGGGGCtgagtgaggggctgggagtcCACATGGAGCCCGGCAATGGAGCAGAGAGGACCTGGGCTCTGACTACGCTGCAGGGAGTCCATACAGAGCCCTGCCACGGGGCGGGGTGGAGCCCAATGATGACTACACTGCAAAGAAGCCATGTGGAGCCTGCCCATGGAGGGGAGGGCAATGTGGCACAGAGCCCAACCTTGTTTGCACTGCAGGGAGTCCATGGAGAGCCCTGCCCCGGAGCGGGGTGGAGCCCGGTGCTCACTACACTGCAGGGCGTCCACGCAGAGCCCGGCCATGGAGCGAGGTGGAGCCCAGTGCTAACTACATTGCAGGGAGTCCACGTGGAACCCTGCCACGGAGCAGGGTGGAGCCCGGTGCTCACTACGCTGCAGGGCGTCCACGCAGAGCCAGGCCATGGACCGGGGTGGAGCCCGATGCTCACTACACTGCAGGGTGTCCATGCAGAGCCAGGCCACGGAGCAGGGTGGAGCCCGATGCTCACTACACTGCAGGGCGTCCATGCAGAGCCAGGCCACAGAGCAGGCTGGAGCCCTGTGCTCACTACGCTGCCGGGTGTCCACGGAGAGCCCTGCCATGGACAAGAATGGAGCCCAGCCCTGAGTGCATTGCAGGGCATCCACGGGGAGCCCAGCCACAGCCCAGAAGGGAACCCGCCGCTGATTGCCTTGCAGAGGGTCCATGCGGAGCCCTGGGACAGCGCAGAGGGTAATGTGGCACAATGCCCAACCTTGTTTGCACTGCAGAGAATTCAGGCAGAGCCCTGCTACAGCACTGAGGGACCCACGGCCCAGAGGCTGGAGCTGATTGTGCTGCAGAGAGTCCACGGGGAGTCCTGCCATGGAGCAGAGGGGAGTTCAGGCCTGATTGCCCGGCAGGGAGTCCATGGGGAGCCCTGCCACGgcaccgagcagagcccggcacTGAGTGCAGTGCAGACAGTCCACGGGCAGCCCTGCCacgggaccgagcagagcccggcacTGAATGCAGTGCAGACACTCCACGGGCAGCCCTGCCacgggaccgagcagagcccggcacTGAATGCAGTGCAGACACTCCACGGGCAGCCCTGCCACGGCACTGAGCAGAGCCCGGCACTGAGTGCAGTGCAGACAGTCCACGGGCAGCCCTGCCACGgcaccgagcagagcccggcacTGAGTGCAGTGCAGACAGTCCACGGGCAGCCCTGCCATGGGACCGAGCAGAGGCCGGCACTGAGTGCAGTGCAGACAGTCCACGGGCAGCCCTGCCACGGCACTGAGCAGAGCCCGGCACTGAGTGCAGTGCAGATGGTCCATGGGGAGCCCTGCCACGGAGCAGAGAGTCCCGTGGCCCAGAGCCTGGCACTGGCTGCACTGCAGTGTCTCCAGGCTGGAGAGGCTCAATGTGTCATTGCTGAGCGAGGGGGAGGCCTGGCCgagacccccccatcccccgcagccTTGGTGCAGGATAATCCCTTCCAATGTCCCGAATGCCGAAAGTGCTTCGGCCGCAGCTCGTACCTGGTGAAGCACCGCCGGATCCACGGGGCGGGGAAGCCCCACCAGTGCCCCCAGTGTGGCAAGTGCTTCAGCCAGCGCTCATACCTCTGCAAGCACCGCCGCATCCATGCCGCCGCAGCCGGCAAACCCCACGAGTGTGCGCTGTGCGGCAAGCGCTTCAGCCTTCGGTCCTACCTCTGCAAACATCGCCGCATCCACACGAGATAG
- the LOC102932855 gene encoding hornerin isoform X11, whose translation MAAAEPARGRDSQQAAGDEAVKLEPQGPFLRSAVRAGKQEMPKPGIAGMLEPEGPFLRSAVRAGKQDMLKPGVGGMLEPEGRFLRSTVRTVKQEVQEPGVAGVLEPEGPFLRSTVRAVKQETLEPEGPFLRSAVRATKQEMPEPGITGMSESERPFLRSAVKAVKQEMLEPGIAGMSELERPFLRSAVRAVKQEMLEPGIAGMLEPEGPFQRSAGENIPWIPEQGRAGGSQHRAVRRNPPRRRQGKNSRYDPPPGRQGGSPLRDITVPQSAAAGGPPHTCATCGKSFSRRSKLSSHQRNHTGDKPHSCGDCGKGFLWRSDLLRHQLMHTGERPHHCPQCGRGFSRASRLLQHQRVHTEASHGMEGSPVPSALQGVHGEPGHGVGQSPGLSEGLGVHTEPGHGVGRSPGLSEGLGVHTEPGHGVGRSPGLSEGLGVHTEPGHGVGRSPGLSEGLGVHTEPGHGVGRSPGLSEGREVHGEPGHGVGQSPGLSEGLGVHTEPDHSMGRSAGLSEGRGVHVEPSHGVVRSLGLSEGLGVHAEPGHGAERTWALTTLQRSHVEPAHGGEGNVAQSPTLFALQGVHGEPCHGAGWSPVLTTLQGSHVEPGHRVGRSPGLSEGLGVHTEPGHGVGRNLGLSEGLGVHTEPGHGVGRSPGLSEGLGVHMEPGNGAERTWALTTLQGVHTEPCHGAGWSPMMTTLQRSHVEPAHGGEGNVAQSPTLFALQGVHGEPCPGAGWSPVLTTLQGVHAEPGHGARWSPVLTTLQGVHVEPCHGAGWSPVLTTLQGVHAEPGHGPGWSPMLTTLQGVHAEPGHGAGWSPMLTTLQGVHAEPGHRAGWSPVLTTLPGVHGEPCHGQEWSPALSALQGIHGEPSHSPEGNPPLIALQRVHAEPWDSAEGNVAQCPTLFALQRIQAEPCYSTEGPTAQRLELIVLQRVHGESCHGAEGSSGLIARQGVHGEPCHGTEQSPALSAVQTVHGQPCHGTEQSPALNAVQTLHGQPCHGTEQSPALNAVQTLHGQPCHGTEQSPALSAVQTVHGQPCHGTEQSPALSAVQTVHGQPCHGTEQRPALSAVQTVHGQPCHGTEQSPALSAVQMVHGEPCHGAESPVAQSLALAALQCLQAGEAQCVIAERGGGLAETPPSPAALVQDNPFQCPECRKCFGRSSYLVKHRRIHGAGKPHQCPQCGKCFSQRSYLCKHRRIHAAAAGKPHECALCGKRFSLRSYLCKHRRIHTR comes from the exons ATGGCTGCGGCAGAGCCCGCTCGGGGAAGGGACTCTcagcaagctgcag GTGATGAAGCGGTAAAGCTGGAGCCGCAGGGGCCTTTCCTGAGAAGCGCTGTGAGGGCTGGAAAGCAGGAGATGCCGAAGCCAGGCATAGCAGGGATGCTGGAGCCGGAGGGACCATTCCTGAGAAGCGCTGTGAGGGCTGGAAAGCAGGACATGCTGAAGCCAGGCGTAGGAGGGATGCTGGAGCCGGAGGGGCGCTTCCTGAGAAGCACAGTGAGGACTGTAAAGCAGGAGGTGCAGGAGCCAGGCgtagcaggggtgctggagccAGAGGGGCCATTCTTGAGAAGCACAGTGAGGGCTGTAAAGCAGGAGACATTGGAGCCAGAGGGGCCATTCCTGAGAAGCGCTGTGAGGGCTACAAAGCAGGAGATGCCGGAGCCAGGCATAACAGGGATGTCGGAGTCGGAGAGGCCCTTCTTGAGAAGTGCTGTGAAGGCTGTAAAGCAAGAGATGCTGGAGCCAGGCATAGCAGGGATGTCGGAGTTGGAGAGGCCCTTCTTGAGAAGTGCTGTGAGGGCTGTAAAGCAGGAGATGCTGGAGCCAGGCATAGCAGGGATGCTGGAGCCAGAGGGGCCGTTCCAGAGAAGTGCTGGAGAGAACATTCCCTGGATCCcggagcagggcagagctggcgGAAGCCAGCACCGGGCAGTGAGGAGGAACCCTCCACGGAGGAGGCAGGGTAAGAACAGCCGCTATGACCCCCCGCCGGGGAGGCAAGGGGGCAGCCCCCTGCGGGACATCACTGTGCCCCAGAGCGCAGCTGCAGGGGGGCCACCCCACACGTGTGCCACCTGCGGAAAGAGTTTCAGCCGCCGCTCCAAGCTGAGCTCCCACCAGAGGAACCACACTGGAGACAAACCCCACAGCTGTGGGGACTGTGGGAAGGGCTTCCTGTGGCGCTCGGACCTGCTCCGGCACCAGCTCATGCACACGGGGGAGCGtccccaccactgcccccagTGTGGCCGCGGCTTCAGCCGGGCCTCACGGCTCCTGCAGCATCAGAGAGTCCACACGGAAGCCAGCCATGGAATGGAGGGCAGCCCGGTGCCGAGTGCGCTGCAGGGAGTCCACGGGGAGCCTGGCCACGGAGtggggcagagcccggggctgagtgaggggctgggagtcCACACGGAGCCTGGCCACGGAGTGGGGCGGAGCCCGGGGTtgagtgaggggctgggagtcCACACGGAGCCTGGCCACGGAGTGGGGCGGAGCCCGGGGTtgagtgaggggctgggagtcCACACGGAGCCTGGCCACGGAGTGGGGCGGAGCCCAGGGTtgagtgaggggctgggagtcCACACGGAGCCTGGCCACGGAGTGGGGCGGAGCCCGGGGCTGAGTGAGGGCCGGGAAGTCCACGGGGAGCCTGGCCACGGAGtggggcagagcccggggctgagTGAAGGGCTGGGAGTCCACACGGAGCCTGACCACAGCATGGGGCGGAGCGCAGGGCTGAGCGAGGGCCGGGGAGTTCATGTGGAGCCCAGCCATGGAGTGGTAcggagcctggggctgagtgaggggctgggagtcCATGCGGAGCCTGGCCATGGAGCAGAGAGGACCTGGGCTCTGACTACGCTGCAGAGAAGCCATGTGGAGCCTGCCCATGGAGGGGAGGGCAATGTGGCACAGAGCCCAACCTTGTTTGCACTGCAGGGAGTCCATGGAGAACCCTGCCATGGAGCAGGGTGGAGCCCGGTGCTCACTACACTGCAGGGCAGCCACGTGGAGCCTGGCCACAGAGTGGGGCGGAGCCCGGGGCtgagtgaggggctgggagtcCACACAGAGCCTGGTCATGGAGTGGGGCGGAACCTGGGGCTGAGTGAAGGCCTGGGAGTCCACACAGAGCCTGGCCATGGAGTGGGGCGGAGCCCGGGGCtgagtgaggggctgggagtcCACATGGAGCCCGGCAATGGAGCAGAGAGGACCTGGGCTCTGACTACGCTGCAGGGAGTCCATACAGAGCCCTGCCACGGGGCGGGGTGGAGCCCAATGATGACTACACTGCAAAGAAGCCATGTGGAGCCTGCCCATGGAGGGGAGGGCAATGTGGCACAGAGCCCAACCTTGTTTGCACTGCAGGGAGTCCATGGAGAGCCCTGCCCCGGAGCGGGGTGGAGCCCGGTGCTCACTACACTGCAGGGCGTCCACGCAGAGCCCGGCCATGGAGCGAGGTGGAGCCCAGTGCTAACTACATTGCAGGGAGTCCACGTGGAACCCTGCCACGGAGCAGGGTGGAGCCCGGTGCTCACTACGCTGCAGGGCGTCCACGCAGAGCCAGGCCATGGACCGGGGTGGAGCCCGATGCTCACTACACTGCAGGGTGTCCATGCAGAGCCAGGCCACGGAGCAGGGTGGAGCCCGATGCTCACTACACTGCAGGGCGTCCATGCAGAGCCAGGCCACAGAGCAGGCTGGAGCCCTGTGCTCACTACGCTGCCGGGTGTCCACGGAGAGCCCTGCCATGGACAAGAATGGAGCCCAGCCCTGAGTGCATTGCAGGGCATCCACGGGGAGCCCAGCCACAGCCCAGAAGGGAACCCGCCGCTGATTGCCTTGCAGAGGGTCCATGCGGAGCCCTGGGACAGCGCAGAGGGTAATGTGGCACAATGCCCAACCTTGTTTGCACTGCAGAGAATTCAGGCAGAGCCCTGCTACAGCACTGAGGGACCCACGGCCCAGAGGCTGGAGCTGATTGTGCTGCAGAGAGTCCACGGGGAGTCCTGCCATGGAGCAGAGGGGAGTTCAGGCCTGATTGCCCGGCAGGGAGTCCATGGGGAGCCCTGCCACGgcaccgagcagagcccggcacTGAGTGCAGTGCAGACAGTCCACGGGCAGCCCTGCCacgggaccgagcagagcccggcacTGAATGCAGTGCAGACACTCCACGGGCAGCCCTGCCacgggaccgagcagagcccggcacTGAATGCAGTGCAGACACTCCACGGGCAGCCCTGCCACGGCACTGAGCAGAGCCCGGCACTGAGTGCAGTGCAGACAGTCCACGGGCAGCCCTGCCACGgcaccgagcagagcccggcacTGAGTGCAGTGCAGACAGTCCACGGGCAGCCCTGCCATGGGACCGAGCAGAGGCCGGCACTGAGTGCAGTGCAGACAGTCCACGGGCAGCCCTGCCACGGCACTGAGCAGAGCCCGGCACTGAGTGCAGTGCAGATGGTCCATGGGGAGCCCTGCCACGGAGCAGAGAGTCCCGTGGCCCAGAGCCTGGCACTGGCTGCACTGCAGTGTCTCCAGGCTGGAGAGGCTCAATGTGTCATTGCTGAGCGAGGGGGAGGCCTGGCCgagacccccccatcccccgcagccTTGGTGCAGGATAATCCCTTCCAATGTCCCGAATGCCGAAAGTGCTTCGGCCGCAGCTCGTACCTGGTGAAGCACCGCCGGATCCACGGGGCGGGGAAGCCCCACCAGTGCCCCCAGTGTGGCAAGTGCTTCAGCCAGCGCTCATACCTCTGCAAGCACCGCCGCATCCATGCCGCCGCAGCCGGCAAACCCCACGAGTGTGCGCTGTGCGGCAAGCGCTTCAGCCTTCGGTCCTACCTCTGCAAACATCGCCGCATCCACACGAGATAG